Proteins from a genomic interval of Bradyrhizobium sp. CCGB01:
- a CDS encoding acyl carrier protein — protein sequence MSSTFDQVATIIAETCDIPRDTITPDSHAIDDLGIDSLDFLDIAFAIDKQFGIKLPLEKWTQEVNDGKATTEQYFVLKNLCARIDELVAAKGASA from the coding sequence ATGTCCTCCACATTCGATCAGGTCGCTACGATCATCGCTGAAACCTGCGACATCCCGCGCGACACGATCACGCCGGATAGCCACGCCATCGATGACCTCGGCATCGACAGCCTCGATTTCCTGGACATCGCGTTCGCGATCGACAAGCAGTTCGGTATCAAGCTGCCGCTGGAAAAGTGGACCCAGGAGGTCAACGACGGCAAGGCGACGACGGAACAGTACTTCGTGCTGAAGAATCTGTGCGCCCGCATCGACGAACTGGTTGCGGCCAAGGGCGCGAGCGCCTAA
- a CDS encoding ParB-like protein: MTTTNAREPRVHPVPILSLRPTQMTVGMREVKEKRKRWREHGKKKQSELLGTHMIPVVYGPDLRYYVIDHHHLGRALHDEGIKEVLVTVVGDLRMVEREAFWGVMDNKRWVYPYDAKGERRPFRDLPKSVADLKDDPFRSLAGELRRMGGFAKDTTPFSEFLWADFLRRKLSRKAVDANFDKALEKALFSAKSKDAIYLPGWCGPAEDD, translated from the coding sequence ATGACCACCACCAACGCGCGCGAGCCGAGAGTTCATCCGGTGCCGATCCTGTCGCTCCGCCCGACGCAGATGACGGTCGGCATGCGCGAGGTCAAGGAGAAGCGCAAGCGATGGCGCGAGCACGGCAAGAAAAAGCAATCCGAGCTGCTCGGCACCCACATGATCCCGGTCGTGTACGGACCCGACCTGCGCTACTACGTGATCGACCATCATCATCTCGGCCGCGCGCTGCATGACGAGGGCATCAAGGAAGTGCTGGTGACCGTGGTCGGCGACCTCCGCATGGTCGAGCGCGAGGCGTTCTGGGGCGTGATGGACAACAAGCGCTGGGTCTATCCCTACGACGCCAAGGGCGAGCGGCGGCCGTTCCGCGATCTGCCGAAATCGGTGGCCGATCTCAAGGACGATCCCTTCCGCAGTCTTGCCGGCGAACTCCGCCGCATGGGCGGCTTCGCCAAGGACACCACGCCGTTCTCCGAATTCCTGTGGGCTGATTTTCTGCGCCGAAAGCTGTCGCGCAAGGCGGTCGATGCCAATTTCGACAAGGCACTCGAGAAGGCGCTGTTCTCGGCCAAGAGCAAGGACGCGATCTATCTGCCCGGATGGTGCGGGCCGGCGGAGGATGATTAG
- a CDS encoding alkaline phosphatase family protein, with amino-acid sequence MNKKILLSLISAMSLATSLAGVALLARADNDDRDRGFGNSGDHDRNGGHHGRKSKVVLISLDGAKPNFIQQFIEEGVLPRDGGLARLSRRGAVALQNVTASPSLTAVSHIEIATGSNAVHNDIPSNTFEAIVAPITSSISGFAAPIGGYQESPLGPSPHPTAVPLWVQLRQQGKKVATATWPGGDGADISINGTVVQPAQPTRMTNYTVPFGAFGGLSAQGFALTRSDFASDPAIIAALQASGHFSFSPVLVTTTPIETFSCSSAQTSTCSSNAAAFDVKYAIRAAAIDTTNDNKVNYDTLVFFDASQGIKPGPFHAPSTGPAYARFGGENAPFFFEGSGAKVGAAYFVSQLSPDLSVVRFARYGGNFIPRNTPVLADVDDINNNIGFWRPQADFRIPERLSPGFTGFPDVEIEAMFEDMVKTFVRYQADIAERAIQNHPDADLVMVYIEQPDGSEHQFLLTDRRQGTSPKDPNSIGANQDPDKVARYASYIRFAYQTADKAVKQIADAAGSDSNVIVVSDHGFAPFHTSVSMTNVLKNAGIDTGKLAIRTSGPAVNIYVNLQNRESGGTVDPATYKALVAQITDVVKNAVDPNPKFNFSLDSGRLFTVVETRPVQCNAGTGLCTSKTIGQDFGDVFALMAPGYNFDGIQSPGVARLGDAPFNATTTTLSMPNFYGAHGHDPELPVMSATFIAAGPDIRKTTIRRMRNLDVAPTIMQILGVRPHQVDGEVLREILR; translated from the coding sequence ATGAACAAGAAGATTCTTCTCTCCCTGATATCGGCAATGTCGCTCGCCACGTCGCTGGCCGGCGTGGCGCTTCTAGCCCGCGCCGACAACGACGATCGCGACCGCGGTTTCGGCAACTCCGGGGATCACGACCGCAATGGCGGCCATCATGGCCGCAAGTCGAAGGTCGTGCTGATCTCGCTCGACGGCGCCAAGCCCAATTTCATTCAGCAATTCATCGAGGAAGGCGTGTTGCCGCGTGACGGCGGCCTCGCGCGGCTGAGCCGCCGCGGCGCAGTGGCGCTGCAAAACGTGACCGCGTCGCCGTCGCTCACGGCCGTGTCGCACATCGAGATCGCCACCGGCTCGAACGCCGTCCACAACGACATCCCGTCGAACACCTTCGAGGCGATCGTCGCGCCGATCACATCGAGCATCAGCGGCTTCGCAGCCCCGATCGGCGGCTATCAGGAGAGCCCGCTCGGACCCTCGCCGCACCCGACTGCCGTGCCGTTGTGGGTGCAGCTTCGCCAGCAAGGCAAGAAGGTGGCCACAGCGACGTGGCCGGGCGGCGACGGCGCCGACATCTCCATCAACGGCACCGTGGTGCAGCCGGCTCAGCCGACCCGCATGACCAACTACACGGTGCCGTTTGGCGCGTTCGGCGGCCTTTCCGCCCAGGGCTTCGCGCTGACCCGGTCCGACTTCGCGTCCGATCCGGCCATCATCGCAGCGCTCCAGGCAAGCGGCCATTTCTCGTTCAGCCCGGTGCTGGTGACGACAACCCCAATCGAGACGTTCTCGTGCTCCTCGGCGCAGACCTCGACCTGCTCCAGCAATGCCGCAGCGTTCGACGTCAAATACGCGATCCGCGCAGCGGCGATCGACACCACCAACGACAACAAGGTGAACTATGACACCCTGGTGTTCTTCGACGCGTCGCAAGGCATCAAGCCGGGACCGTTCCACGCGCCGTCGACGGGACCCGCCTATGCCAGGTTCGGCGGCGAGAACGCACCGTTCTTCTTCGAAGGCAGCGGCGCCAAGGTCGGCGCCGCCTATTTCGTCTCGCAGCTTTCGCCCGACCTCTCGGTCGTGCGCTTCGCCCGCTATGGCGGCAACTTCATCCCGCGCAACACACCGGTGCTGGCCGACGTCGACGACATCAACAACAACATCGGCTTCTGGCGTCCACAGGCGGATTTCCGCATTCCGGAGCGCCTGAGCCCCGGCTTCACTGGTTTCCCCGACGTCGAGATCGAGGCGATGTTCGAGGACATGGTCAAGACCTTCGTGCGCTACCAGGCCGACATCGCCGAGCGCGCGATCCAGAACCATCCCGACGCCGATCTCGTCATGGTCTATATCGAGCAGCCCGACGGCTCCGAGCACCAATTCCTGCTCACCGATCGCCGCCAGGGCACCAGCCCGAAGGACCCGAACTCGATCGGCGCCAATCAGGATCCGGACAAGGTCGCGCGCTACGCATCGTATATCCGCTTCGCCTATCAGACCGCCGACAAGGCGGTGAAGCAGATCGCCGATGCGGCAGGCTCCGACAGCAACGTCATCGTGGTGTCCGATCACGGCTTCGCGCCGTTCCACACCTCGGTCAGCATGACCAATGTCCTGAAGAACGCCGGCATCGACACCGGCAAGCTGGCGATCCGCACCTCGGGTCCGGCGGTCAACATCTACGTCAACCTCCAGAACCGCGAATCCGGCGGCACCGTCGATCCCGCCACCTACAAGGCGCTGGTCGCGCAGATCACCGACGTGGTGAAAAACGCGGTCGATCCGAACCCGAAGTTCAACTTCTCGCTCGATAGCGGGCGTCTCTTCACCGTGGTCGAGACCCGGCCCGTGCAATGCAACGCCGGGACAGGATTGTGCACCAGCAAGACCATCGGCCAGGATTTCGGCGACGTGTTCGCGCTGATGGCGCCGGGCTACAATTTCGACGGCATCCAGAGCCCCGGCGTCGCCCGCCTCGGCGATGCTCCGTTCAACGCGACGACGACCACGCTATCGATGCCGAACTTCTACGGAGCCCATGGCCACGATCCCGAACTGCCGGTGATGAGCGCGACCTTCATCGCCGCCGGACCCGACATCCGGAAGACGACGATCCGGCGCATGCGCAATCTCGACGTGGCGCCGACCATCATGCAGATCCTCGGCGTCAGGCCGCACCAAGTCGACGGCGAGGTGCTGCGCGAGATCCTGCGCTGA
- a CDS encoding peroxidase-related enzyme (This protein belongs to a clade of uncharacterized proteins related to peroxidases such as the alkylhydroperoxidase AhpD.) has product MTPPPSQRFPAPAIDTLPDDIRTRLLGVQEKSGFVPNVFLTLAYRPDEFRAFFAYHDALMEKDSGLTKAEREMIVVATSAANQCQYCVIAHGAILRIRAKNPVIADQVAVNYRKADITPRQKAMLDFAMKVSADAQRISEEDFAALAPHGFSDDDIWDIAAISAFFALSNRLANFTGMRPNEEFYLMGRLPKT; this is encoded by the coding sequence ATGACCCCTCCTCCCTCACAACGCTTCCCCGCTCCCGCCATCGACACGCTTCCCGACGACATCCGCACACGCCTCCTCGGCGTTCAGGAAAAGAGCGGTTTCGTGCCGAACGTGTTTCTGACGCTGGCCTACCGCCCCGACGAGTTCCGCGCATTCTTCGCCTATCACGACGCGCTGATGGAGAAGGACAGCGGCCTCACCAAGGCCGAACGCGAGATGATCGTGGTCGCGACCTCGGCGGCCAACCAGTGCCAGTATTGCGTGATTGCGCACGGCGCGATCCTGCGCATCCGCGCCAAGAACCCCGTGATCGCCGACCAGGTCGCGGTGAACTACCGCAAGGCCGACATCACGCCGCGGCAGAAGGCCATGCTCGATTTCGCGATGAAGGTCTCGGCGGATGCGCAACGCATCTCCGAGGAGGATTTTGCGGCGCTCGCGCCGCACGGCTTCAGCGACGACGACATCTGGGACATCGCCGCGATCTCCGCCTTCTTCGCACTGTCGAACCGGCTGGCGAATTTCACCGGCATGCGGCCGAACGAGGAGTTCTACCTCATGGGACGCCTGCCGAAGACATAA
- a CDS encoding di-heme-cytochrome C peroxidase: protein MRRVAFLIRVALVVAASSGIETALADPIYVDQGQNWKPEDRADYYTRDQGSRLINLTWLRALKTKDGQPFLSDGLTRYGFLPNPDNKANLPVGLHTTGPAESQMVGITCSACHTRQVEVGGKTYRIDGGPAFVDFQEFLSDLDKAVGDVTASEPAFAEFAAAVSEPAADVAKLRQRVDAWHRRFHAFVAGTLPPVGWGPGRLDAVGIIFNRISGTDIGPPPDLLIKENMRIADAPVRYPFLWNSPMQNQTDWAGFVLNGNRVFALARNTGQALAFANFEPKPSSGLFLDYSNSINFDGLERLEKLVLKMGPPKWPQEWDLDQKLADEGQKLYQRHCSDGCHEKQEIRVLRDLFATTWETPLQNVGTDTRQFDELGWRVKTGALKGAGTPGVARDLEEEDYAVHMMFSAVAGTILNYKLSRGSELGAGDGFGSLPRNGQVAPAAPKSPLASPAPARASIAPASAQPSRPPDSLTIEPWTFFKRTLKRGEYEARVLEGIWAAAPYLHNGSVPTLAELLVPPAKRMSQFKVGARYDTKNVGLDVTQEGPTRPATDCDHLNSGNSRCGHDYGTRLSDDEKKALLEYLKTL from the coding sequence ATGCGTCGTGTCGCTTTCCTCATTCGCGTTGCGCTGGTCGTCGCCGCAAGTTCGGGAATTGAGACCGCTCTCGCCGATCCAATATATGTCGACCAGGGCCAGAATTGGAAACCGGAAGACAGGGCTGACTACTACACGCGCGACCAAGGCTCCCGCTTAATCAACCTCACCTGGTTACGGGCATTGAAAACGAAGGACGGACAACCGTTCCTCTCGGATGGTCTGACCCGATACGGTTTTCTCCCAAATCCGGACAATAAGGCCAACCTCCCCGTCGGCCTCCACACCACGGGTCCCGCAGAGTCCCAGATGGTCGGGATAACATGCTCCGCATGTCACACGCGGCAGGTTGAAGTGGGAGGCAAGACGTACCGCATCGATGGCGGTCCGGCCTTTGTGGATTTCCAGGAGTTCCTGAGCGACCTGGACAAGGCGGTAGGAGATGTGACCGCCAGCGAACCGGCATTCGCTGAATTTGCTGCGGCCGTCTCCGAACCTGCTGCCGATGTTGCCAAACTGCGTCAGAGGGTCGATGCATGGCACCGGCGCTTTCATGCATTCGTGGCCGGTACATTGCCACCAGTTGGCTGGGGGCCTGGGCGGCTGGACGCCGTCGGGATCATCTTCAACCGTATATCCGGCACCGACATTGGGCCGCCGCCTGATTTGTTGATCAAGGAAAACATGAGGATTGCCGACGCTCCGGTGCGGTATCCTTTCCTGTGGAACTCACCGATGCAGAACCAAACCGATTGGGCCGGTTTTGTGTTGAATGGAAACCGCGTTTTCGCACTTGCCCGGAACACCGGGCAGGCTCTGGCGTTCGCCAACTTCGAACCAAAGCCTTCTTCCGGCTTATTCTTAGACTACTCCAACTCCATCAATTTCGATGGGCTGGAAAGACTCGAGAAATTGGTCTTGAAGATGGGGCCGCCAAAATGGCCACAGGAATGGGATCTCGACCAGAAACTGGCTGACGAAGGTCAAAAACTCTACCAAAGACACTGCAGTGACGGGTGTCATGAGAAGCAGGAGATACGCGTCCTGCGTGACTTGTTTGCTACAACGTGGGAGACGCCGCTCCAGAACGTCGGCACCGACACTCGTCAATTCGATGAGCTCGGTTGGAGAGTGAAGACTGGCGCGCTGAAGGGAGCAGGCACCCCGGGAGTCGCCAGGGATCTGGAGGAGGAGGATTACGCCGTCCACATGATGTTCAGCGCAGTCGCCGGTACGATTCTGAACTATAAGCTGTCTCGGGGGAGCGAGCTCGGTGCCGGTGACGGCTTTGGCTCCTTGCCACGCAACGGGCAAGTGGCGCCCGCCGCGCCCAAGTCTCCGCTAGCGTCGCCGGCTCCGGCACGGGCCTCCATCGCACCGGCCAGCGCGCAACCATCGAGACCGCCGGACAGCCTGACGATCGAGCCGTGGACGTTCTTCAAGCGCACCCTCAAGAGAGGTGAATATGAAGCTCGCGTGCTGGAGGGAATTTGGGCCGCGGCGCCTTACTTGCACAACGGCTCGGTGCCGACATTGGCGGAATTGCTCGTCCCGCCCGCGAAGCGCATGTCACAATTCAAAGTTGGCGCGAGATACGACACCAAAAATGTTGGTCTTGACGTCACACAAGAGGGGCCAACCCGTCCAGCCACCGATTGCGATCACCTCAATTCAGGCAACAGCCGATGCGGGCATGACTATGGCACGCGCTTGAGCGACGACGAAAAGAAGGCACTCCTCGAATATTTGAAGACTCTTTGA
- a CDS encoding AAA family ATPase yields the protein MGGANIADRNIITVLAVDMVGSTRHIAACDPDEAQAFLDQWLDHIRNSVERLGGQIVHYAGDGGIAIFGWPTAYEDHADRACIAAWDIQSHSRSTGPKGDPVNFRVGLHSGLVGLRIGGKHAIARFDVAGATVHVAAKLQQEAAAGEIRVSAETAELCRSPLDLTAHKTTSGIADRVIEAYTLNARPDDVDHNEIASRYQTPIVNRVDELAALRELLPRPGGKSCSVALLGEPGIGKSRLATAVMTEALTSDVRCCVFYGGVQRRATAFAAARSLVGDMLAANSSSSDEHIREALAALHVEAADRRKLEALFIVGKTSARQRLTDNTQTQIAHALVNAFLALALNRPTLLLIEDLQWIDPESRHFLKLLARASTPQPLCILLTGRPESSNQSMEIADELIHLQPLSRANMEAMGRQLWPKSRSPTVFARAIDRADGVPFVLEEFLRSAEATNATSEQSLPQSVESVIHARLQRLSPKLKTFAQTLSLLGEEVEIPLATTVLGVDAGELLTALFELARFAFVHPLAGNSVRFRHQIIAEACANTIPRGRRLEIHQAAVQAIVRRYPNLDGRYEQLAFHAEEAGDADAALGYLWEAAVEARRNAAASSLSLIYDRALKLIERLGEAAEEKYVDFGRMSFASMLQLGEFKKVNMHLPRTLELARRQGRTAHVCSVQSQLGMVYWFEGRYEEGLQITSDGLKTARALKSTALVFSNQTIMANVLYSMGHVDRAIAAMDELNEMLTGELETARLGTPAGPKCTVLAFRSWFMNATGEYAEALGFASRALEIAVREQDSYGQVLARITMGRNLLMLHRNDQAVECLSIAREIVERNGYDASKANLTGAMATALARTGQAHQAVDLIDACMESGMHLRTGQIELSLLYAGYAEALVRDGKSERGLSALDAALSIARTVRNPWLIVECLGLRARLIAEAKPGTARVVEDLAEMHAICDQFGIVAWDGSRLAV from the coding sequence GTGGGCGGTGCCAATATTGCGGATCGTAACATCATAACGGTGCTCGCCGTCGACATGGTGGGTTCAACTCGCCACATCGCGGCTTGCGACCCCGATGAAGCTCAAGCGTTTTTGGACCAGTGGCTGGATCACATCCGCAATTCCGTGGAGCGTCTCGGGGGACAGATCGTCCACTATGCGGGAGACGGTGGCATTGCCATATTCGGCTGGCCAACCGCGTATGAGGATCATGCGGATCGCGCGTGCATCGCAGCCTGGGACATTCAGAGTCATAGCCGGTCGACCGGCCCCAAGGGAGATCCGGTCAATTTTCGCGTCGGACTTCACTCCGGCCTGGTCGGCTTACGCATAGGCGGCAAACATGCCATCGCCCGCTTCGACGTTGCCGGAGCGACCGTGCACGTTGCTGCCAAGCTCCAGCAGGAAGCGGCCGCAGGCGAGATCAGGGTTAGTGCCGAAACCGCAGAGCTGTGCCGATCGCCACTCGACCTTACGGCACACAAGACGACTTCGGGAATTGCCGATCGGGTCATCGAGGCCTACACGCTGAATGCCCGGCCGGACGACGTCGATCACAACGAAATCGCCAGCCGCTATCAAACGCCGATCGTGAATCGGGTCGACGAACTTGCAGCGCTTCGAGAACTGCTCCCGCGCCCGGGCGGCAAAAGCTGCTCCGTCGCCCTGCTAGGCGAACCAGGTATCGGCAAGAGCCGCCTTGCGACAGCCGTAATGACCGAGGCACTGACATCCGACGTGAGATGCTGCGTCTTTTATGGCGGCGTACAAAGACGTGCCACCGCATTCGCCGCCGCCCGCAGCTTGGTGGGCGACATGCTCGCTGCAAACAGCTCATCTTCGGATGAACATATTCGCGAGGCTCTCGCGGCACTGCACGTCGAGGCAGCCGATCGCAGAAAGCTCGAAGCTCTATTCATCGTTGGAAAAACGTCCGCTCGCCAACGATTGACCGACAATACGCAAACGCAAATTGCACACGCACTCGTCAATGCCTTCCTCGCATTGGCGCTCAATAGACCAACTCTCTTGCTGATCGAAGACCTCCAGTGGATCGATCCGGAAAGCCGCCATTTCCTGAAATTACTCGCGCGCGCAAGTACCCCGCAGCCGCTTTGCATATTGCTGACCGGACGTCCGGAATCATCAAACCAGTCCATGGAAATTGCGGACGAGCTCATTCATCTGCAACCGCTGTCGCGGGCCAACATGGAGGCTATGGGACGTCAATTGTGGCCGAAGTCTCGATCCCCGACCGTGTTTGCGAGAGCAATCGATCGCGCTGACGGCGTCCCCTTCGTATTGGAAGAGTTCTTGCGTTCGGCGGAGGCGACGAACGCAACGAGCGAACAATCGCTACCTCAGAGCGTCGAGTCCGTGATTCATGCGCGGCTGCAACGGCTGTCTCCGAAACTGAAGACATTCGCGCAGACGCTCAGCCTGCTGGGAGAGGAGGTAGAAATCCCATTGGCTACGACGGTGCTGGGCGTGGACGCAGGCGAGCTGCTGACTGCATTGTTCGAGCTCGCCCGATTTGCCTTTGTCCATCCGCTTGCGGGTAACTCCGTGCGTTTCCGGCATCAGATCATCGCCGAGGCCTGTGCAAACACGATACCGCGTGGCCGTCGTCTGGAGATCCACCAGGCCGCTGTCCAGGCGATCGTTCGGCGTTACCCGAATCTTGATGGACGTTACGAACAGCTGGCCTTTCATGCAGAGGAAGCCGGAGATGCTGATGCTGCACTTGGCTATCTCTGGGAGGCGGCCGTGGAAGCGCGCCGGAACGCCGCGGCCTCATCGCTCAGTTTGATATATGACCGGGCGCTCAAGCTCATCGAGCGTCTTGGGGAAGCCGCCGAAGAAAAATATGTCGACTTCGGTCGAATGAGCTTCGCTTCGATGCTGCAACTTGGCGAATTCAAAAAAGTAAATATGCATTTGCCGCGAACGTTGGAGCTGGCGCGGCGCCAAGGCAGGACTGCTCACGTGTGCAGCGTCCAGTCGCAACTCGGGATGGTCTACTGGTTTGAGGGCCGGTATGAAGAAGGACTGCAAATAACGAGCGATGGATTGAAAACGGCTCGAGCGCTGAAATCGACAGCACTGGTATTTTCAAATCAGACCATCATGGCAAATGTGCTGTACAGCATGGGCCACGTCGATCGCGCGATTGCGGCGATGGACGAACTGAATGAAATGCTCACGGGAGAACTCGAGACTGCCCGTCTCGGGACACCGGCCGGTCCGAAATGCACGGTTTTGGCATTCAGGAGCTGGTTCATGAATGCAACGGGTGAATATGCCGAGGCGCTCGGATTCGCATCGCGTGCATTGGAGATCGCAGTTCGTGAGCAGGATTCATATGGGCAAGTGCTCGCCCGCATTACGATGGGGCGAAATCTCCTCATGCTCCATCGAAATGACCAGGCTGTGGAATGCTTGTCGATTGCAAGGGAGATCGTCGAACGTAACGGCTACGATGCCAGCAAGGCCAACCTGACCGGAGCAATGGCGACAGCTCTGGCACGAACAGGCCAGGCACATCAGGCCGTCGACCTGATAGACGCCTGCATGGAGAGCGGCATGCATCTGCGGACAGGCCAGATCGAGCTCAGCCTTCTCTACGCGGGTTACGCCGAGGCTCTCGTTCGGGACGGGAAATCCGAACGCGGCCTGAGCGCCCTGGATGCTGCTCTTTCCATCGCCAGGACCGTCAGGAATCCGTGGCTGATTGTCGAATGTCTTGGCTTGAGGGCGCGACTGATCGCCGAGGCGAAGCCTGGTACCGCCCGCGTCGTCGAGGATCTCGCCGAGATGCACGCGATTTGCGATCAGTTTGGCATTGTTGCCTGGGACGGATCCCGGCTCGCGGTTTAG
- a CDS encoding ATP-binding protein codes for MTSFGRVISVRGSLARVGLLAESRMPVSEVRATVGRFVSIRCASSVIVAMITEVSCENLSSPDYIAIASVDLLGEILNAADKAKFQRGVTNYPTIGDAVDLITSQELRTIYAPTGSDQINVGFLQQDRSVVAYVDIEEMLSKHFAVLGSTGVGKSTGVSLLLNEILKARPNLRIFLLDVHNEYGRCFGDRALVLNPRNLKLPFWLFNFEEIVDVLFGGRAGVPEELDILAEVIPLAKGVYTQYQNADRIGLKRIDPKQVGYTVDTPVPYRLVDLMSLIDERMGKLENRSSRIIYHKLISRIEAVRNDPRYAFMFDNANVGGDTMAEVISHLFRLPANGKPMTVMQLAGFPAEVIDSVVSVLCRMAFDFGLWSDGVSPLLFVCEEAHRYASADRNIGFGPTRKAVSRIAKEGRKYGVYLGLITQRPAELDATIISQCNTLFTMRLANERDQALLRAAVSDAAANLLSFVPSLGTREVLAFGEGVALPTRLRFKEVPPHQLPRGEATISSVPSVTSGHDMHFVGAVLERWRGATSQRDVPNDPVFSQPPAKTLTTAEAPMLQPSMGLDPDRFSLLKKPLR; via the coding sequence GTGACATCCTTTGGACGCGTGATTTCGGTACGCGGGTCGCTCGCCCGGGTCGGCCTGCTGGCGGAAAGCCGGATGCCGGTCTCGGAAGTTCGGGCCACCGTCGGCCGTTTCGTCAGCATCCGCTGCGCCAGCTCGGTCATCGTCGCCATGATCACCGAGGTGTCCTGCGAGAACCTCTCGAGCCCCGACTACATCGCCATCGCGTCGGTCGACCTGCTCGGCGAAATTCTCAATGCCGCGGACAAGGCCAAGTTTCAGCGCGGCGTCACCAACTATCCGACCATCGGCGATGCGGTCGACCTGATCACCAGCCAGGAGCTGCGCACGATCTACGCGCCGACCGGCTCGGACCAGATCAATGTCGGCTTCCTCCAGCAGGACCGCTCGGTCGTCGCCTATGTCGACATCGAGGAAATGCTGTCCAAGCACTTCGCGGTGCTGGGATCGACCGGCGTCGGCAAATCGACCGGCGTGTCGCTGCTGCTCAACGAGATCCTGAAGGCGCGGCCGAACCTGCGCATCTTCCTGCTCGACGTCCACAACGAATATGGCCGCTGCTTCGGCGATCGCGCGCTGGTGCTCAACCCGCGGAACCTGAAGCTGCCGTTCTGGCTGTTCAACTTCGAAGAGATCGTCGACGTGCTGTTCGGCGGCCGCGCCGGCGTGCCCGAGGAGCTCGACATCCTCGCCGAGGTCATCCCGCTCGCCAAGGGCGTCTACACCCAGTACCAGAACGCCGATCGCATCGGTCTGAAGCGCATCGATCCCAAGCAGGTCGGCTACACCGTCGACACGCCGGTGCCGTACCGCCTCGTCGACCTGATGTCGCTGATCGACGAGCGCATGGGCAAGCTCGAGAACCGCTCCTCGCGCATCATCTATCACAAGCTGATCTCGCGCATCGAGGCCGTGCGCAACGACCCGCGCTACGCCTTCATGTTCGACAACGCCAATGTCGGCGGCGACACCATGGCCGAGGTGATCAGCCATCTGTTCCGCCTGCCGGCCAACGGCAAACCGATGACGGTGATGCAGCTCGCCGGCTTCCCGGCCGAAGTCATCGACTCCGTCGTGTCCGTTCTCTGCCGCATGGCCTTCGACTTCGGCCTGTGGAGCGACGGCGTCTCGCCGCTGCTGTTCGTCTGCGAAGAGGCGCATCGTTATGCCTCCGCCGACCGCAACATCGGCTTCGGGCCGACCCGCAAGGCGGTGTCGCGCATCGCCAAGGAAGGCCGCAAATACGGCGTCTATCTCGGCCTCATCACCCAGCGTCCCGCCGAGCTCGACGCCACCATCATTTCCCAGTGCAACACGCTGTTCACGATGCGTCTGGCCAACGAGCGCGACCAGGCATTGTTGCGCGCCGCGGTGTCGGACGCCGCCGCGAACCTCCTGTCCTTCGTGCCCTCGCTCGGCACCCGCGAGGTGCTGGCGTTCGGCGAAGGCGTCGCGCTGCCGACCCGTCTGCGTTTCAAGGAGGTGCCGCCGCACCAATTGCCGCGCGGTGAAGCCACCATCAGCAGCGTGCCGTCCGTCACCTCCGGCCACGACATGCATTTCGTCGGCGCCGTGCTCGAGCGCTGGCGCGGCGCCACCTCGCAGCGCGACGTGCCGAACGACCCCGTGTTCTCGCAGCCGCCTGCGAAGACGCTCACAACCGCCGAAGCCCCGATGCTGCAACCATCGATGGGTCTCGACCCAGACCGCTTCTCGCTGCTGAAGAAGCCGCTGCGGTAA